The genomic stretch ATGAAGACTGATCAACATGGGCGACAAGCGTGAGATGCAGCCAAATGATCACGAGGGGTAACTTCTACGACGTGAGCTTCAGGCAAAGCGAGAAAGCGGCCTCGCGAGCATCAACGCAGCGCTCCGAACTTGCTGGCTGAAATCGATGAGCTCGACGAGCGAGGCAATGGTCGAGAAGCACGGCACGAACATTCGTATCGATTTCGATGATTTTGTTCCATTGACTATCGAAGCCGTTCCCGAGGGCACGGACGAAGTCGAATGGCAGTCGCTCAAAAGCGAAGTTGCTCACTGCGCGGAAGCATCGAACTTCGTCGGGCTGCTTCAGCACGAAGTGACGCCGATCGCTTCTTACTTAGAGGCGCTCATGAACCGTCCCGACCGGCGCTAGCGCAGATGTGAACTTTTCTCAGTTTTGTACTGAGTGGTTGTGAGCGCGACCCAGAGACCTCCATGGACAGTTAGCGATCTGTCTTTCATAAGAAAAAGCTCGCACTTGGGGGGAATGATGCAGCTTCGAAAATCGGTCGTAGAGTGCTTGAAAGCTCATCAGGGCGAAAAGCTCAAAGCGAGGCAAATCGCTGAATGGATTTTCGATACTTATCCAGAAGACTGCAAGGCCAAACTGGAGCGGAGCAGCGCTCTCAAGACAGAAGCAGACCTATTGCAACAGCTTGTCGCTGAGATTGGAGCCAACCGCCCCGCGATAACCAAACGCCACCCGCAGGTACGTACAACAGAGGGGCGTCCAAGACGCTATTACTGGTCCGAACAGTCTGAAGAGGCTGAAATCGCAGCGGTCGACGTAGGTGCGCGCGAAGATGCAGGCCGCAACGAAATGCCAGGGATAAGTGAGCACGACCTCTACCCGCTTCTGGCGGAATATCTGCAAAGCGAATTTGACCTTCATACGCGCCGCATCGATGAAAAGCGGTCTTCAAATCGACGAGGACCACAGGGCAATCGATGGCTTTTCCCGGATCTCGTTTCATTTGAAGACCTGACGACTGACTGGTCGCCAGAAGTCAAGGCGTGCGTATCGGAAGCAGGTGGTCAGAAAAGCCGTCTTTGGTCCTTTGAAGTCAAGTTACTGTTGAACCGCTCGAACGTGCGGGAAGCCTATTTCCAAGCAGTGTCAAATTCATCATGGGCGAACTTTGGGTATCTCGTCGCAGGAGAGCTTGAGGGAACGGAGACGTTGAAGGAGCTGCGCATGTTGGCCGCCTTGCACGGTATTGGGTTGATCAAGCTCGACAGCGAGAACCCGCCAGAAAGCCAGATACTGATCCCTTCGCGTGAGCGCGCCGACACTGACTGGGCAAGTTGCAATAGACTTGCTGTTGAGAATTCTGATTTCCGCGAAGTTGTGAACTTGGTCTGGCAATTCTACCGGACGGGCAGCACCAATGCTCGGGATTGGAAAGCTTAGCAATATGGACAGGGTTTTGTCGTTGTGTGAGCTAAGAGATACCCAAGCGTGACCCCAACAGAATTCATCCAAAAATGGCGAAGCGTTGACCTGAAGGAGCGTACTGCCTCACAGTCGCACTTCAACGATATCTGCCGGCTGCTGGATATCGAAGAACCAATCTCGGCTGATCCTAAAGGCGAATGGTTCACCTTCGAAAAAGGCGCGTCTAAGACCGGGGGTGGAGAGGGCTGGGCCGATGTCTGGCGGAAAGAATGCTTCGCGTGGGAGTACAAGGGCAAAAAGAAGGACCTCGACCGCGCATTCGCTCAGCTGCAGCAGTATGCCATCGCGCTGGACAACCCGCCTTTATTGATTGTCAGCGATATGGACCGGTTCCGCGTCCACACCAACTGGACCAACACGGTTCAGGAGATGCACGAATTTTCGGTCGAAGATCTGCTTGATGGCGCAACGCGCGATCTCCTGCGGAACTGCTTTCTTGATCCGGAGCGCCTGAAGCCGGCAAAGACGCGCCAGATGCTGACCGAAGAGGCAGCAGAGGAGTTTTCACAACTTGCACAAAGGTTGCGCGAACGCGGCCACGAGGCTCACGCCGTCGCGCATTTTGTGAACCGGCTGGTATTCTGCATGTTTGCTGAAGATGTCCGGCTGCTCCCCGACCAAATGTTCACGAAAATGCTGAAGGCCAGCATCAAGGCTCCGGAGCGGTTTGAGCTGAATGCCAGCAAGCTCTTCGCAGCGATGCACAAAGGGGGAGATCTCGATTTTACGCCTATCGAATGGTTCAACGGCGGGCTGTTCGATGACGATAGCGCCTTTCCGCTCCAACGCGATGATATCGACAATTTGCTTGCTGCGGCGGAGCTCGACTGGTCGGAAATCGACCCTTCGATCCTTGGCACGCTCTTCGAGCGTGGTCTTGACCCTAGCAAGCGCAGCCAACTCGGTGCGCATTACACCGATCGCGAGAAGATCATGCAGATCGTCGAACCAGTCCTCATCCGTCCCTTGATGGATGAATGGGCGCAGGTTCGCGTCAAGATTGGAGAGGCGATCGCGAAGGCTGAGAAGGCCATAGGAGGAGCGCGGACCAAGGCCGAAAACGAAGCGAAGAAGCTGCAGGCCCAGTGGCATGAGCGTTTGCGCAAGTTCCGCGTTCTCGACCCGGCATGCGGCTCCGGCAACTTCCTCTATTTGTCTCTGCTTGCGCTCAAGGACATCGAGCACTTAACCAATCTTGAGGCGGAGGCGCTTTCTCCGAGCCTCGCAGCGCAATTCCCCAATAGCGGGCCGGAGAATGTGCTCGGTATCGAGCTCAATACATATGCTGCCGAACTGGCGCGGGTTTCGGTCTGGATCGGCGAAATCCAGTGGATGCGGCGCAATGGCTTCGAGGCAGCAAAGAACCCGATTTTGCGCAGTCTTGGCAATATCGAAAATCGCGATGCCGTGCTGGTAACGGACGACGAGGGCAATCCCACGCTCAATGCGGAAGGGCAGCCCCAAAGGGCCGCATGGCCAGAAGCGGATCTGGTGGTTGGGAACCCGCCCTTTCTTGGCGACAAAAAGATGATCGCCGAATTGGGCGAAGATTACACGATCGCCCTGCGTAAGGCCTGGCCGCAAGTTCCTGGTGGGGCGGATCTAGTCTGCTACTGGGTCGCGGGGGCTTGGGATCGAATTGCGGCTAACAAATTGCAGCGTGCAGGGTTGGTGGCGACAAACTCCATACGAGGAGGTTCAAATCGAGACGTATTGAAACCTATTGTCGAACAAGGACGGATTTCTGATGCTTGGAGTGATGAAGAATGGACGGTCGAAGGAGCGGCAGTTCGGGTCTCCCTTATCTGCTTTGATCGACAGTTAGAAGAACCGGCAACACTGAATGGTGAGGTCGTCTTGAAAATTCTGTCTGATCTTTCAGCAAATTTGCATGAGTATGACTTGTCGCGGGCCAAGGCTCTCAAAGCAAATTCGAGCACAGCGTTTATCGGCGACCAGAAAAGCGGTCCTTTTGATATTCCTTATGAGGAGGCTGCAAAATTGTTGTTGGCAAAAGGCAACCCTCACGGGAGGCCGAACGCCGAGGTCTTACGGCCTTGGATGAACGGCATGGACTTATCAAGGAGG from Qipengyuania profundimaris encodes the following:
- a CDS encoding class I SAM-dependent DNA methyltransferase yields the protein MTPTEFIQKWRSVDLKERTASQSHFNDICRLLDIEEPISADPKGEWFTFEKGASKTGGGEGWADVWRKECFAWEYKGKKKDLDRAFAQLQQYAIALDNPPLLIVSDMDRFRVHTNWTNTVQEMHEFSVEDLLDGATRDLLRNCFLDPERLKPAKTRQMLTEEAAEEFSQLAQRLRERGHEAHAVAHFVNRLVFCMFAEDVRLLPDQMFTKMLKASIKAPERFELNASKLFAAMHKGGDLDFTPIEWFNGGLFDDDSAFPLQRDDIDNLLAAAELDWSEIDPSILGTLFERGLDPSKRSQLGAHYTDREKIMQIVEPVLIRPLMDEWAQVRVKIGEAIAKAEKAIGGARTKAENEAKKLQAQWHERLRKFRVLDPACGSGNFLYLSLLALKDIEHLTNLEAEALSPSLAAQFPNSGPENVLGIELNTYAAELARVSVWIGEIQWMRRNGFEAAKNPILRSLGNIENRDAVLVTDDEGNPTLNAEGQPQRAAWPEADLVVGNPPFLGDKKMIAELGEDYTIALRKAWPQVPGGADLVCYWVAGAWDRIAANKLQRAGLVATNSIRGGSNRDVLKPIVEQGRISDAWSDEEWTVEGAAVRVSLICFDRQLEEPATLNGEVVLKILSDLSANLHEYDLSRAKALKANSSTAFIGDQKSGPFDIPYEEAAKLLLAKGNPHGRPNAEVLRPWMNGMDLSRRPAGKWIIDFGSAMSLPDAMLYEMPFSIVEENVKPMRANVRRDNHRENWWIHGEARPGMRRALSTCSRFLATPRVAKHRMFAWLDSSVLPDCQLVVIARDDDATFGILQSRFHELWALRMGTSLEDRPRYTPSTTFETFPFPEGLTPDIPSDDYADDPRAQAIAAAAARLDDLRQNWLNPPDLVERVPEVIEGFPDRILPKDEAATKELKKRTLTNLYNIRPAWLDHAHRVLDEAVAEAYGWADDFCAGILTDEEILARLFQLNQERGNKSS
- a CDS encoding COG2958 family protein produces the protein MMQLRKSVVECLKAHQGEKLKARQIAEWIFDTYPEDCKAKLERSSALKTEADLLQQLVAEIGANRPAITKRHPQVRTTEGRPRRYYWSEQSEEAEIAAVDVGAREDAGRNEMPGISEHDLYPLLAEYLQSEFDLHTRRIDEKRSSNRRGPQGNRWLFPDLVSFEDLTTDWSPEVKACVSEAGGQKSRLWSFEVKLLLNRSNVREAYFQAVSNSSWANFGYLVAGELEGTETLKELRMLAALHGIGLIKLDSENPPESQILIPSRERADTDWASCNRLAVENSDFREVVNLVWQFYRTGSTNARDWKA